TTGGCTCTCAGAAATTATGCTGCAACAGACAAGAGTTGCTCAAGGAATGCCTTATTTTTTTGCATTTACTAAGGAATTTCCTACTGTAAAAGATTTGGCTGATTCCTCAGAAGAGAAAGTTTTGAAACTCTGGCAGGGTTTGGGGTATTATTCCAGAGCTAGAAATCTTCATAAAACGGCTCAATATATTGCTTATGACCTAGATGGAACTTTTCCGGATTCTTATAAAGAACTTTTAAAGCTTAAAGGTGTCGGAGAATATACAGCAGCGGCCATCGCTTCTTTCTCTTATAATGAATCGGTTCCTGTGGTTGATGGAAATGTGTTTCGAGTCCTATCCCGTTATTTTGATGTAGAAACCGATATTGCTCTTCCTGCTGCTAAAAAAGAATTTGCTGCTTTAGCTCATGAAGTAATGCCAAAAGATAATCCTGCGATTTTTAATCAGGCAATAATGGAATTTGGTGCGTTGCAATGTGTGCCAAAGAGCCCAGATTGTACAAAATGTGATTTTAATGACAGCTGTGCTGCATTACAAAAAGGAAAAGTAAATATACTTCCTGTGAAATCTAAAAAAATAAAAGTGACTAATCGCTATTTTAACTATTTGATTTTGGAAGATATTTGTGGTAATACTTTAATTCGAAAGAGGACTGAAAAAGGAATCTGGCATAATTTATATGAGTTTCCACTTTTGGAAACAGAATCTATTGTTGATTTCGATA
This portion of the Flavobacterium panacagri genome encodes:
- the mutY gene encoding A/G-specific adenine glycosylase → MDFSNILIKWYLQNKRDLPWRKTVDPYQIWLSEIMLQQTRVAQGMPYFFAFTKEFPTVKDLADSSEEKVLKLWQGLGYYSRARNLHKTAQYIAYDLDGTFPDSYKELLKLKGVGEYTAAAIASFSYNESVPVVDGNVFRVLSRYFDVETDIALPAAKKEFAALAHEVMPKDNPAIFNQAIMEFGALQCVPKSPDCTKCDFNDSCAALQKGKVNILPVKSKKIKVTNRYFNYLILEDICGNTLIRKRTEKGIWHNLYEFPLLETESIVDFDIISKTAKEDIFSAYTIIGIEDYSESTIVHKLSHQHLHIQFWKIKVKEKIENGIDTEKLKTFPFPIVIYNFIEKQEINC